The window CATGAACCTGGCGGTTTCCCTCAAGACCAAGGCTGACCTGGAAAAATGCGGCGCCGAGGTGATTCTCACGCGGGGAGACGACACCTTTATCTCTCTCCATGACAGGACAGAGATTGCTGAGAAGGAAGGGTGCGATATCTTTGTCTCGACGCATTTCAACTCGGCGGCGAAGAAAAAGCGCCTGGCCGAGGGCACCGAAACCTTCTGGTACACCAAGGGTGACAGCGAGGACAAGAAGCTCGCCACGGAGCTCCAGACCAACCTGGTCCAGACAATAGGGCTCAAGGACAGGGGCGTCAAGCAGGCGGGCTTCCAGGTCCTCCGTGAAGCCGATATGCCCGCGGCCCTCATAGAGCCTGCCTTTATCAGCAACCCCTCGGAAGAAGCGCTCGTTGTGGATTCCGCTTTCCAGGAAAAGATAGCGCTCGCCGTCACCAAGGGCATCCTGGGATTCTTCGGCTGCCCTGTTCCCCCATCCCTCAATCCCGGCCCTGATCCCGGCCCTGGGCCTGGTCCTGGGCCTGGACAATGATTGTCGGCATCGACATAGGCGGCACCAACACTGATGCCGTCCTTCTCAAAGAGTTCCGCATCGCACGGAAAGTGAAGTCCTCCAACGAAAAAGGGGGGATCCTCCCCTCGGTGACCAGCGCCCTGGGAAAGCTCCTGGAAAGCATTGATCCCCGGGAAGTCACAAGGGTCGTCGTGAGCACCACGCTCTCCACAAATTCCATCGTCGAGGGGCGCCTTGAGGAGGCCGGCATGATAGTCGCCGGCGGCCCCGGCCTCGATGCCTCGCTCTTCTCCTGCGGCAGCAATTTCCACCTCGTCAAGGGAGCCCTTGATCACCGCGGGCGGGAGCTTCTTCCCCTCGATGAGGATGCAGTGAAAAAGGCCCTCGGGTCCATAAAAGATGCAGGAGGCTCTTCCCTTGGGACCGTTACAAAGTTTTCCACGAGAAACCCCTCCCATGAGCTTGCCATCAGGGAACTCTCAGGAAGAGTCTTCCCCTTTGTCTCCATGGGCCATCTTCTCTCGGGCACCCTCAATTTTCCCCGGAGAATTGCCACAGCCTTTCTCAATGCCTCCGTATGGCGCCTTCACAGGGAATTCACAGAGGGGCTGGAGAAGGCGGCGAAAGGAATCGGCATCACGGCTCCCCTCTTTGTGCTGAAAGCCGATGGCGGCACCATGAAGCTCGATGCTTCATCGGAGGTCCCTGTATATACCATTCTCTCTGGCCTTGCGGCAAGTATCATGGGACTCCTGGCCCTTACAGAAGAAAAATCCTTTCTCGGCCTCGATATGGGAGGCACCACTACCGACATTTCCCTTTTTCACAAGGGATCGCCCCTCTTTCAGCCCCATGGCATCACTCTCGGAGGGCACCTGACCCTCGTGCGGGGCCTGCTTTCCCAGTCAATAGGCATAGGAGGCGACAGCGAAGTCACCTTCGAGGGCCCCTGCTTCAAAGTGGGCCCCTTGAGAAAGGGCCTGCCCATGTGCCTGGGAGGGCCTGCCCCTGCCCTTACCGACGCCCTCATGGCCGGGGGCGCGGCAGCCCCCGGGTCAAGGGAGAAAGCACAGGAAGCGATGGCACGCCTGGCCGGTGCAGCATCCCTCTCTCCCGATGAGACGCCGCAGAAGATCATAAGGCAGGCAGCCTCTCATATCGCCGCCGCGGCAAGGACTCTTGTCAATGATGTCAATTCACGGCCCGTCTACACGATTCATGAACTTATAAAGGGCGAGCACATCATCCCTGAATCCGCTGTCGCAGTGGGAGGTCCCGCGGAAGCAATGGCTCCTTGGCTTGAGGAAGCCCTTGGGATGCCGGTCCTCACGCCGCGGCACTTCGAGGTGGCCAATGCCCTTGGCGCTTCCCTGGCGCGCATTACGGCAGAGATCACCCTTATAGCCGATACTGAGAGAGGTTACGCGGCCATCGCCGAGGACGGATTTTATGGACCAGTGGAGCGGGGCGCCAGGCTCAGGGAAATGGAGGAGCTTGCAGCCTCCGCTCTTGTGAAAAAAGCCATTGCGCGGGGAGCTTCCGAAAGCGATGTCACTCCGGACTTCTTGGAATCCCAGGAGTTCTCGATGGTGAGGGGATACTCCACGGCGGGCAGAACCATCAGGGTCATGGTGCAGACAAGGCCGGG is drawn from Candidatus Eremiobacterota bacterium and contains these coding sequences:
- a CDS encoding N-acetylmuramoyl-L-alanine amidase, whose translation is MSNIPSFRATPPPGQEPELPLKGKKICLDAGHGGKDGGAHGPAGTDEKDMNLAVSLKTKADLEKCGAEVILTRGDDTFISLHDRTEIAEKEGCDIFVSTHFNSAAKKKRLAEGTETFWYTKGDSEDKKLATELQTNLVQTIGLKDRGVKQAGFQVLREADMPAALIEPAFISNPSEEALVVDSAFQEKIALAVTKGILGFFGCPVPPSLNPGPDPGPGPGPGPGQ
- a CDS encoding hydantoinase/oxoprolinase family protein, yielding MIVGIDIGGTNTDAVLLKEFRIARKVKSSNEKGGILPSVTSALGKLLESIDPREVTRVVVSTTLSTNSIVEGRLEEAGMIVAGGPGLDASLFSCGSNFHLVKGALDHRGRELLPLDEDAVKKALGSIKDAGGSSLGTVTKFSTRNPSHELAIRELSGRVFPFVSMGHLLSGTLNFPRRIATAFLNASVWRLHREFTEGLEKAAKGIGITAPLFVLKADGGTMKLDASSEVPVYTILSGLAASIMGLLALTEEKSFLGLDMGGTTTDISLFHKGSPLFQPHGITLGGHLTLVRGLLSQSIGIGGDSEVTFEGPCFKVGPLRKGLPMCLGGPAPALTDALMAGGAAAPGSREKAQEAMARLAGAASLSPDETPQKIIRQAASHIAAAARTLVNDVNSRPVYTIHELIKGEHIIPESAVAVGGPAEAMAPWLEEALGMPVLTPRHFEVANALGASLARITAEITLIADTERGYAAIAEDGFYGPVERGARLREMEELAASALVKKAIARGASESDVTPDFLESQEFSMVRGYSTAGRTIRVMVQTRPGLTGSLIKEESPC